Sequence from the Chloroflexaceae bacterium genome:
TGCCTGGCGGCCCTCGACCAGGCCCTGGTCGCCCCGCCCGCCGATCTCGAGGCGGCGCAGCGGGAGCTACGGAGGGGCCTCGATACCCTCCTGGCCGATGACCCGGCCCACGATTTCGTCGCGGCGCACCTGCTGCCGACCGCCGCGCGCCTGTTGCAAACGGCCCTTGTCGAAGATGAGGCCGCCTGGCGGGAGTACCACGGCCACCTGATCGCCCGCCTGGCGGCCCGCGCCGGGGAGGGGCCGGAGGGCCTGGAGACGCTGCTGGCAAAGATCGCCGATCAGGAACGGGCCCTGGCCGCCCTGCGCGCCGCGACGGAACGGTTGAACGCCCTGCTCGCCGCTGAGGGCGCCCCCGCTCCGGCCAGGTTCGAGAACCGCGATCTGGAGGTCGGCGGGGAACTGGTGCAGGCCGCCAGTGACATCACGCTGGGCCTGCCGCCCGATCCCTCCGCCACGGCGCCCCCGCCGCGATGGCCATCCGGCCCGGTGGTTTTTCAGAATGTCGGGTTGAAAGTTAATGGGAGCGTGTACCAGAGCGGCGGAAATTTCACCCGCGCGGCCCCGGTGGAGGAGGCCACGCCCCCCGCCGCGGCCCCCGGGCCGATCACGCTCACCCTCCGGTTCACCCCCGCTTCCGGCGGGGCGCAGGTGCGCTGGCGCGCCGATGAGCTCGGCGAGTTCAGCAGCGACCTGGCCGCGCCTTACCGCGGGCGCGACCTGGCCGCGGTGCTGCGCGCCCTGGAGCGCCGCCAGCACCCGGCCTTCGCCCTGGCCGAGGGCGACGCGGAGCGCCTGCGCGCCCTGGGCCTGCTCAGCGCCGGCGGCGAACCGCTGGCCGATCTGCCGCGCCTGGTCGGGCAGGCCCTCTACGCTGCCCTGGTCCGCGAGCAGGGGCTGGCGGCCCTGGCCCTGGTCCGCAGCCAGGCCGCCCCCGCGGGCCGCCCGCTGGCCCTGCGCCTGCTGCTGCCGCCCGAGGCGGTCGAACTGGCGGCCCTGCCCTGGGAGTTGCTCTGGCCGCCGCGGGAGGGGCTGCCGCTGCTGCTCGGGGCCGCGCCGCCCGTGCTGCTTACCCGCCATCTGGACCTCGACGGGCCGCTTCCCCGCTTCGAGCCGCGCCAGGGGCGGCCCCTGCGCATCCTCTCGCTCGTGCCAGAGGTGCAGCGCGCGCCGGGGGACCTGGCGGAGACCCGGGCGCGGCTGGGCCGCCTGTGGGACGAGTTGCGCGCGCGGGGCGTGGCCGAGGCGTTTGAGGTCAGCCCGGTGACGCGGGAGGATCTGCGCCGCGCCATGGAATACCGGCCCGACATTGTGCAGTTCACCGGCCACGGCTGGTACGCCGAGGGGCGCGGCGTGCTGCTGCTCGACCCGCTGACGCCCGGCGCGCCCGCCGAGCGGGTGGAGGCTGATCGGGTGGCGGTGGCGCTGCGGGGGGCGCGCATGGTGGTGCTCGCCGCCTGCCGGGGGGCCCAGGGGGCGGGCATTGAGGGCGGGGCGGCGAGTCTGTTGACGGGGGTGGCTCCGGCGCTGAGCGCGGCGGGCGCGCCGCTGGTGCTGGGGATGCAACTCGGCATCGGCGCGGACGCGGCGCTGCGGGCCGTCGAGGCGCTCTACGCGGCCCTGGCCCGCGGCCTCGGCGCGCAGGCCGCGGTGGGCGAGGCCCGCGCCGCGCTCTACGTCGGCGCGCCGGAGCGGGACGCCTGGTACGTGCCGGCGCTGTATGTGCGCAGCCGCGAGGCGGGGCCGGTGGTAGTGTAGGGGGGAAACCGGGTTTGCCCGGTTTCCCCCCCCTCCCAACCTCCCCCCAACGGAGGGAGGCGCCGAACGCCCTCCCCCGGCGGGGGCTCTCAGGCGCAGGGTTTTTTGGGCGAGCAGGGGTTTTCGGCATTCCAATGCGCTTACGGTCCTCACCCCCCTGCCCCACTCTCCCTGAGCGGGAGAAGGGGGAGCTGGGCGTCCCGATGCCCCGGACGGCGCATGCGACAAGAGGATGTCCGGAAAACCTCATACCTGAGAGGTTTCCCCGCGCCCCTGCCCGGCGGGCAAGAGCTGGAACGCCGCAGACGCGCATCCGCCCGCGGGAGCGACCAGGCGCCCGTCCGGGCATTCACGCCAATCGGCAGATGTAGCATTCGTGGCCGGGATGGATCGCTCCGGTGGCGCGGACAACCGCCACGAAGCCGCCGGAGAGACCTTCGTTGTAGAAAGCGAGCGGCCGTCCCTCGGCGTCGCGCGCCTGCTCCACGCAGGCGGCGCACACCGCCCGCGGGTAGCGCGGGTCGAAAGGCCGCGGGGCGCCGCACAGGGGGCATTCCGCCTGTGGCGTATCGTTCATGGCGGGTTCTACTCCTCACTCACCATTCGCTCATATCGTCCCCACATCCCTCCTCCAGCAGAGGCCTCGTCTTCCACTGGTATAATACCTCCCGTCAGCGATAGCGGAGGGACCTATGACGACCACCAGTAGCGCTGGCGTGGCAGACGCCCGTATCCGGAATCGCATCCTCCTGGTGCTGTTTGTCGGGGTGTTCATGTCGGCCCTCGATGGGGCGGTGATCGCGCCAGCCGTGCCCGCGCTGCGCGCCGCCTTCGGAGTGGACAACAGCCAGATCGGGATGCTGACGATTGTGTTTGTGCTGTTCACCATGAGCAGCACCACGCTGATGGCCAGCCTGGGGGACCGGTACGGGCGGCGGCCCGTCTTTCTGCTGTGCGTGGCCGGGTTCGCCCTGGGGTCGTTGTGGATCGCCCTGGCGCCGACGTACTGGATGGTGCTGATCGGGCGGGCCATCCAGGGTTTCAGCGCCGGGGGCGTGTCGCCGCTGGCGAGCGCGGTGGTGGGGGATAGTTTTCCGCCAGCGGAGCGGGGCAAGGCCCTGGGGCTGATCGGCGCGACGGTGGGGATGGCCTTCCTGCTGGGGCCGCTGGTGGCCTCGGCGATCCTGGTGGTGTTAAGCTGGCACTGGATCTTCCTGATTAACCTGCCTATCGCGGCGCTGGTGATCTGGCTGGGGCTGCGCAATCTGCCGGCCACCCGCGCCGAAGGCAACCCGCCGCCCCTCGACTGGGCCGGGATTCTGATCATCGCCGTGATGCTTTCGTGCCTCACCCTGGGCATCAACCGGGTGCTCGATACGGTGACGGGCCTGACGCTGTGGCCGTACCTGCTGGGCGCCGCGGCGCTGTGCGCGCCGCTGCTGATCGCCGCCGAGCGGCGGGCGGCGCGCCCGGTGGCGCCGCTGGACCTGTTCAACTCGCGGCAGATCGCCCTGACCTACGTGCTCTGCGTCGGGGCGGGCTTCAGCATGGGCAGCGTGATCTTCGTCTCTTCGGTGGCGGTGGCGGCCCTGGGCTTCACCCCGGAGGGGGCCGGGCTGCTGCTGATGCCCATGGTGGCGGCCTCATCGGTGGGGTCGGTGGTCTTCGGGCGGCTGCTCAACCGGCTCGGCTCGCGCCGGGTGATGATCATCGGCTTCAGCAACGCGGCCCTTGGTTCGGCGCTGCTGAGCCTGTCGGGCGCGGGGCTGTGGATGTTCCTCATCGCCACTCTCCTCGTCGGGCACGGGGTGGGCATCGTGGTCGGGGGCACGCTGCGCACCATCGTGCTCAACGAAGTGGCGGCAGAGCAGCGCGGAGCGGCCCAGGGCCTGGTCAACGTGGCGATTGCCGTGGGCAACCTGCTGGTGGTGGCCGTACTGGGCTTCGTGGCCGATGTGTTCGGCGGCGGCATGACGGGCCTGGGCGCGGCCTATCTGACCTCGGCGGCCGTGACGGCGGCGATGACGCTGCTGAGCTTCGGTTTGCGGCCCCACGGCGAGGAGCAGGTGCTCATCGCCGCGGGACAGCGGGTGTCGTAGAGGGGAGAGCATTCCAGGAGCAATAGGTTTGCTCCGCTCGGCACGCCCCTCTCCGAACCTCTTCTCAGGTATAGGGTCTTTCGGGCGAGCAGGGGTTTTCGGCATTCCAATATGCTTACGATCTTCACCCCCCCGCCCCCCGCTCCCGCGCGCGGGAGCGGGGGGCGCTGGGCGTCCCGATGCCCCGGATGGCGCATGCTCGCGTCGCAGGCGCCGGAAAACCCTACACCTGAGAACTCCCACCCTCCCCCGCCGGGGGCAGGAGCCAGGACCTCGCTCTCCCGGCGGCTACGTTACCCGCACGTACCGCGCGTCCCGAACGCTGTTCCGCTTTCACCTCAGAGCTTGACCTTGCCCAGCTCGCTCTCCAGACGCTGGGCGACGGTGCGCAGCACCTTGATGCGGGCGAAGTATTTGTCCTCGGCCTCGACGATGGTCCAGGGGGCGGCGGGGGTGGAGGTGCGGAGGAGCATTTCATCGGCGGCGGCTTCGTAGAGCGGCCACTTCTCGCGGTTGCGCCAGTCCTCGGCGGTGAGCTTCCAGGCCTTGTAGGGCACGTTCCGGCGGGCCTCGAAGCGGCGCAGTTGCTCCTCGGGGCTGATGTGCATCCAGAACTTGCAGATGATCGTACCGAAATCAATCAACTGGCGCTCGAACTCGTTGATCTCGAGATAGGCGCGCCGCCACTCGTCGGGACGGGCGAAGCCCTCGACGCGCTCGACGAGCACGCGTCCGTACCAGGAGCGGTCGAAGATGGCGAACTGCCCGCGCGGCGGCAGACGCCGCCAGAAGCGGTAGAGGTAGTGCCGCACCTTGTCCTCGCCGGTAGGCGCGGCGATGGAGTGGACGATGTAGCTGCGCGGGTCAAGCTCGGCGGTCAGGCGCTGGATGGCGCCACCCTTGCCGGCGGCGTCCCAGCCCTCGAAGACGATGACCGCCGGGCGCTTCTGGTAATAGAGTTGCAATCCGAGCAGATGCAGGCGAGCCTGGAGCTGCTTGAGTTCGCGACTGTAGCGTTTCTCGTCTATGCGCAGGCTGAGGTCCACCCGTTTGAGGATGCCGGGGATGGGTTGCTGGATGGGCGCAGAGTTGTGGACCACCAGCGTATCGTGGGACGGATCGCGCAGGGGCAGGTGGTTGCGCTCGCGAAAGGCACCGCTGGCGACATCAGGGCCCTGGGACTGGGCGGAGCGGGCCAGGACGACGGCGCGCCGCCCCAGGCGCGCCTCCAGGGTGGCGATCACGGCCTGGAACATTGCTACGCGGGCGTAGTACTTGTTGTTGGCGGGAATGACGTGCCACGGCGCGGCAGGCGCGTTGGTGCGCGCCAGCATATCCTCGACCGCCGCGGCGTACTCTTCGTAATGGCGGTGTTGCCAGCGGTCCTCGTCGGTGACCTGGTAGGCGGTCAGAGGGTTGGCGGTGAGGCGCTCGAAGCGGCGGCGCTGTTCCTTCTTGGAGATGTGCAGCCAGAGCTTGATGATCTCGGCCCCGTCGTCGGCCAACTGGCGCTCCATGGTCACCACATCTTCGCAGCGCTGCCGCCAGCGCGCCGTGTCGCCGCCGCGCACGCGCTCGGCGAGCATCTCGCGATACCACGAGCGGTCGAACACGGCGATCTCGCCGTAGGCGGGGAGCTTCAGCCAGAAGCGATAGAGCCAGGGGTACTGCTGCTCGTGGGTGCGCGGCGGGGTTATGGGGTGCACCCGCAGGCCCCGCGGGTCGAGCCGGCTGGAGAGCACGCTGATGGTGCGGACCTTGGCCGTTCCCGCCCACCCCTCGAAGATGATCAGGACGGGAACGCCCGCCTCCAGCACGGCCTGCTCCATGTCGAACAGGCGCGCCTGCAACTCGGGCAGAGCCTGGCGGTACTCGCGCTTGCTCAACGCCAGGGTGAGGTCAATCTGGTCCAGCATGGCCGCCTCTCACCAACGACACGCGCCAACGGTCGTCGCGCCTGTGGCGAGGACCGGCGCGTTGCGCCAGAGGGTCCTCCTGGGAGAACCAGAACCCACCGCAGCCTCCCGAACGCGGCCCCTCTGTATCTGCATATGCGGTTAGAAGTCTGGACGGAATTGGACTTATTGTAGCACAGCATTGTTGGGATGCAAGACCGGAGTAGCGGCGAGCATAGGCTGCGCCAACGTCCTGGCTGAAGGCCCTCGTGTCCCTGCCTCTCCTTATTCGGTCGTCCCGCCATCACCGCGTGGGAATGACTAATTCGTTTGTAAACAACGTTTTTCGCTATACCCTCGCCCCCTCCCCAACCCTTCCCCGGCGGGGGAGGGCGCCTGCCTCCTCCCCCCCGTAGCGAGGTTCTCAGGTGGAGAGTTTTCCGGCGCATCCTCGGCTCGCATGCGCCATCCGGGGCATCGGGACGCCCAGCGCCCCCCGCTCCTGCGCGCGGGAGCGGGGGGCAGGGGGGTGAGGACCGTAAGCGCATGGGAATGCCGACAACCCCTGCTCGCTCGAAAAACCCCACACCTGAGAGGAGCACTACCCGCATCCTGGGCGGAAAACAGGCGAACGCGGCGACCGGGCAAGGGCCGGTTTGCCGCGTTCTGATGCGGGCATTAACTATCAGATGTTACCGAAACAGGGGCGAATCAGGAAACCGTCGGTGGAGCCGGCCATCGAGGCCGAACCAGTGCCCGGAGGGAGTGGCCATCAGCAAAAGCGCGACGACGAAGAACGGGGGCATCGAGGCATTGTAGTAGGAGCCAGCGGTGATGTTGCTGATCAGAAACAGGGCCAGGGCGGCGTTGGGGCGGACGGCCAACCCCAGCAGCATGCCCAGGGCCACGCTCACCTGGCCCAGGGTCAACACCCAGGCCACCGGGCGATGCCAGGGAATGGCAAAGTATTTGAGGTAGGCCGCCGAGAAGGAGTGGGGATCAATCTCGCTGAGGCGCCGCTCGAAGTGCTCGCGCATCACGGTGCTCGTCAACCAGCCGCGGGTGATTTTGTGGTACGCGCCGTAGAGGAAGACGGCGCCGAAACCGTAGCGTAGGGCCACCACCGTGCCCTTCGCCAGTTGCCGCACGCGCGGGTTCATCGTTGTCTCCGTGCATGTGAATTACGGTACCCCGGCGCATGGTAACGCGCCGTTCCATAGACTGGGGGTAAGGAACCGTCACTCCGGGGAAAGGTTCGGCAAACGAGAGGCCAGGCGTCACCCCTCGCCGAAATTGCCGGCCACCAGTTCGGCCAGGGCGGCAACTGCGGCGCCGGCGTCCTCGCCCTCGGCGCGGACGTGCACCCGGTGGCCGGAGAGCACGCCGAGTTTCATGACGTCGAGGATGCTCCGGGCATCTCCAACGGGGCGATCAGGGCGGTCGAGGTTGCGCACGCGGATGGCGCAGGGGAACCGGGCGGCGGTCTGCACGAATTCGCTGGCCGGGCGCATATGCAGCCCGACCTTGTTGGTGACGGTCAGGGTCGCCTCGACGACAGGGGCATCGGGCGGATCGGGGGGATCAGCGGGGCCACCCGGAGCAACTGGCGGGGACACGTCCAGGCCCTTGGCTTCGAGGGCCCGGGTGGCCGCGGCGGCCACGCCGGCCAGGTCCGCTCCCGGACGGCTGGCCTCGACCGCCGCCAGCACCGCCCCCTCGACCAGCGGCGCGCCGCTGATCAGGTAGGGCATCCCTGCCGCTTCCAGGGCCATCTCGGTGCTCAGTACGGCGCTGCCCAGGTCCACCAGGGCCAGAATGCCCTCTACGCCGCGCAGGGTCTCGATCGCCGCGGCGATCAGATCCACCGAGGTGCCCAGCGAGCCGTCGTGGGCGCCGCCAGCGGCAGCGATGGGCGTCCGGCCCCGGGCCATCTGCCCGGCCAGGACCTGCACGCCATGGGCCACTTCCGGACTGTGGGAGACGATCAGGATGCCGATCATACTTGCTCCTTTCCTGGCAAGAGCATGGAGAAGCCGGGTTTCCCCGCGCCTCTCCACTCGGCATTGGAGGTTGTTCCTCACCCTCCCCCCGGCCCCCTCCCTCTCCACCTGCGGTGGAGAGGGAGGGGGCGCCGAGCGCAGCGAGGCAGGGGAGGGCGAGGACCGCGAGCCTACAACAACCCCAGCTTCCCGGCGACATAGACCACCTCGGCCCGGTGGTGGACATTGAGCTTTCGCATGATATTTCTAAGATGAAATTTAACGGTGCTTTCACTGATGGCGATCTGTTCGCCGATCTCGCGGTTGGAGAGACCGCAGGCCAGCAGGCGCATGACCTGTTGTTCGCGTTCGGTAAGCAGGGTCTCCCGCGATTCGCCGGGATTGGAGAGACTTTTCATCACCAGCGAGGCGGTGCGGGTGTCGAGGGCCGACTCGCCGCGATGGACGGCGCGCACGCTCTTGATCAGATCGAAAGCGTCCACGTCTTTCAGCACGTAACCGCGGGCGCCGCTGCGGATGGCCCGCAGCACAAGCTGGTCGTCGAGGAAGGTGGTGAGCACAATTACGTTGGTCTGCGGATAGTCGGCGCAGATGCTCTGGCACAATTCGAGGCCGCCCTCCACTCCCTGAGCGCCAAGGCTGAGGTCGAGGAGCACCACATCGGGATGTTCCTGAGCGATCAGGGCCAGGGCCGTACACGCGTCGCCCGCCTCGCCGACCACTATGATGCCCGGCTCCAATTCGAGGATTGAGCGCAGGCCATGACGCACAATGGCATGGTCGTCCACGATCATCAGCCGAATGGGGTTGCTCATACGTCCCTCCTGGCCCGGGACAGTGTTCAAAGGGTTCCTCAAGAATCTGGCATCAGTGGGTGCAACCTTCAAGGTTGCGGTGCAACCTTGCAAGGTTGCACCCACCTCACCTCTGCCAGCCGGCTACCCCGGCAGATCCTGAAGCGGGACGACGACCCGCACCTCGGTTCCGCCGCCGGGGGGGCGGAGAATGGTCAGCGCGCCGCCCAGTTCCTGGACCCGTTCGCGCATATTGCGCAAGCCGAAGTGGGCCGCGGCGCCCTCGGCCGCGGCGGCGCTCAGGGCCTCGTCGGGAATGCCCACCCCGTCATCGGCGACCACCAGGTGCGCGGCGCCGGCATCGAAGCGCAGGGCAATGGTGATCTGCCGGGCGCGCGCGTGCTTGTAGGCATTGAACAACGCCTCCTGCGCAATGTAGTACAGCCCGCTGGCAAGCTGGACGCTCACCATAGGCGGTACGTCCGCCGTCTGCAATTGTACGCTCAAATTGGTAGTCTTCTCAAAATCAATCGTCAGTTCTCGCAGAGCCGCCACCAGGCTCGACGGCGCGCCATTGGACCCGTTGATCGGTGAGAGCTGGAAAATCGTCGCGCGCATGCGGGTGACGGCGCTGCGGGCCATCTCCTTGGCATTGCAGATGCGCTCGTAGACCGGCGACTGAGGATCGAGTTGCACCCGGCACCACTCCAGGTTCATGCCGATGCTGATCAGGTGCTGGGCGACGCTATCGTGCAGGTCGCGGGCGATGCGGGCGCGTTCGCTGTTGAGGATCTCGTTCTGGCGGGCGGCGGCCAGGCGGTGGCGGGCCTTGGCGAGCTGGCGGTTCTTCTCCTCCAGTTCGGTCTTCTGGCGCAG
This genomic interval carries:
- a CDS encoding CHAT domain-containing protein, which codes for MQTALVEDEAAWREYHGHLIARLAARAGEGPEGLETLLAKIADQERALAALRAATERLNALLAAEGAPAPARFENRDLEVGGELVQAASDITLGLPPDPSATAPPPRWPSGPVVFQNVGLKVNGSVYQSGGNFTRAAPVEEATPPAAAPGPITLTLRFTPASGGAQVRWRADELGEFSSDLAAPYRGRDLAAVLRALERRQHPAFALAEGDAERLRALGLLSAGGEPLADLPRLVGQALYAALVREQGLAALALVRSQAAPAGRPLALRLLLPPEAVELAALPWELLWPPREGLPLLLGAAPPVLLTRHLDLDGPLPRFEPRQGRPLRILSLVPEVQRAPGDLAETRARLGRLWDELRARGVAEAFEVSPVTREDLRRAMEYRPDIVQFTGHGWYAEGRGVLLLDPLTPGAPAERVEADRVAVALRGARMVVLAACRGAQGAGIEGGAASLLTGVAPALSAAGAPLVLGMQLGIGADAALRAVEALYAALARGLGAQAAVGEARAALYVGAPERDAWYVPALYVRSREAGPVVV
- a CDS encoding MFS transporter, with the translated sequence MTTTSSAGVADARIRNRILLVLFVGVFMSALDGAVIAPAVPALRAAFGVDNSQIGMLTIVFVLFTMSSTTLMASLGDRYGRRPVFLLCVAGFALGSLWIALAPTYWMVLIGRAIQGFSAGGVSPLASAVVGDSFPPAERGKALGLIGATVGMAFLLGPLVASAILVVLSWHWIFLINLPIAALVIWLGLRNLPATRAEGNPPPLDWAGILIIAVMLSCLTLGINRVLDTVTGLTLWPYLLGAAALCAPLLIAAERRAARPVAPLDLFNSRQIALTYVLCVGAGFSMGSVIFVSSVAVAALGFTPEGAGLLLMPMVAASSVGSVVFGRLLNRLGSRRVMIIGFSNAALGSALLSLSGAGLWMFLIATLLVGHGVGIVVGGTLRTIVLNEVAAEQRGAAQGLVNVAIAVGNLLVVAVLGFVADVFGGGMTGLGAAYLTSAAVTAAMTLLSFGLRPHGEEQVLIAAGQRVS
- a CDS encoding DoxX family membrane protein, with the translated sequence MNPRVRQLAKGTVVALRYGFGAVFLYGAYHKITRGWLTSTVMREHFERRLSEIDPHSFSAAYLKYFAIPWHRPVAWVLTLGQVSVALGMLLGLAVRPNAALALFLISNITAGSYYNASMPPFFVVALLLMATPSGHWFGLDGRLHRRFPDSPLFR
- the dhaM gene encoding dihydroxyacetone kinase phosphoryl donor subunit DhaM produces the protein MIGILIVSHSPEVAHGVQVLAGQMARGRTPIAAAGGAHDGSLGTSVDLIAAAIETLRGVEGILALVDLGSAVLSTEMALEAAGMPYLISGAPLVEGAVLAAVEASRPGADLAGVAAAATRALEAKGLDVSPPVAPGGPADPPDPPDAPVVEATLTVTNKVGLHMRPASEFVQTAARFPCAIRVRNLDRPDRPVGDARSILDVMKLGVLSGHRVHVRAEGEDAGAAVAALAELVAGNFGEG
- a CDS encoding response regulator transcription factor, with product MSNPIRLMIVDDHAIVRHGLRSILELEPGIIVVGEAGDACTALALIAQEHPDVVLLDLSLGAQGVEGGLELCQSICADYPQTNVIVLTTFLDDQLVLRAIRSGARGYVLKDVDAFDLIKSVRAVHRGESALDTRTASLVMKSLSNPGESRETLLTEREQQVMRLLACGLSNREIGEQIAISESTVKFHLRNIMRKLNVHHRAEVVYVAGKLGLL
- a CDS encoding GAF domain-containing sensor histidine kinase, yielding MEDSAREHLLESLIGVSASRRTYYSEYRENERRLDRAIASVAMISGALCNTTRGVGCLAQAVVEVALQHFDASLAVLVLHAPEAARWGMRRTARGVEPLNAVADLAEIEGAITQVLGQQTLVIREAGAGTRVLGAPMLLSDQVVGALVVALQAGFTMDERELSVLRTLANQAAVAVENARLYEESERLRAQALALYEDALRQKTELEEKNRQLAKARHRLAAARQNEILNSERARIARDLHDSVAQHLISIGMNLEWCRVQLDPQSPVYERICNAKEMARSAVTRMRATIFQLSPINGSNGAPSSLVAALRELTIDFEKTTNLSVQLQTADVPPMVSVQLASGLYYIAQEALFNAYKHARARQITIALRFDAGAAHLVVADDGVGIPDEALSAAAAEGAAAHFGLRNMRERVQELGGALTILRPPGGGTEVRVVVPLQDLPG